Within the Bacillus pumilus genome, the region AAGGAGGTCAAAAGTATGTCTAATTATAGTCATGGAAGTATGTATGGTGGATACGGCGGTTACGGATATGGATACGGTGGTGGATATGGCGGTGGCTGTTGTTACCCAAGTTATGGCGGTGGGTACGGATACGGTGGAGGACGCACATTCGCTTTAATCGTTGTCCTTTTCATCCTATTAATCATCGTTGGCGCAGCATTCTTAGGCGGCGGTGGCGGCTGCTGCTAATGGCTGTTTAAGCCTCTGACCGGTCTCACAGGACCGGTCTTCTTTATTTCATTGCATATGTTGTGTATCATTTTATATACTTTACATACAAAG harbors:
- a CDS encoding YjcZ family sporulation protein encodes the protein MYGGYGGYGYGYGGGYGGGCCYPSYGGGYGYGGGRTFALIVVLFILLIIVGAAFLGGGGGCC